In one Streptomyces sp. NBC_01288 genomic region, the following are encoded:
- a CDS encoding cellulosome protein — translation MDAVAASAPETLTVDLGTDTGPFHGGASGTLYGLYGDGVPSRNAVEGMYVRTVSTKAQDGTQHPGADALEILRPFVEAGGQDVYVYMTDIYRGFPYEWPGGTGAERLADFKARVRRQVDQVLTLGAYKSHVVYVPFNEPEGNMFGTGEWSYDQVSWRTAPGPYFTAWRDIHHLIKELDPGARIAGPNTCLLYDEIRGFLEFAKAEDVLPDVITWHELSSPDEIRTSVAKYRALERELGIGPLPVNLNEYAHNYHLSVPGQMIQWIAAIEESKVDADMAYWNIDGNLNDSVVEANKGNGQWWLFNAYGQFTGNTVQVTAPHPNVQYTLQGVAALDRAKRQARVLLGGAGGSADVVFEHVDPEVFGTTVHVRLLEIPWTGQVGPSAQPLRLADHELPVVDGKVTLRLAGVEAMSAYQVILSPGGNGAVALPPSVGWRRSYQAEDAAYIGDGHSLNGPEGSPSDVDKFAGSTGYHVGGLRTGSDGVLVFSVEVPRDGTYDVSVFANSYNLADAVREQGPTNVFLRVDGGYPQELRLPLGYKWAVWGHTDTRVELTAGAHTITLAAQDHDLGVTRGDVVIDRLDLALRDDRVTAPALYDAEFADLGGGARVDCGQLGASGPGVVVLPRGGTATFWVHAAEDGEAAVTVDRIGPGEGELTINGEDMGMVGDGDTRIVERSSVPLFLASGINKVTVTATSDQLVLDRLQVGASRALLPTSTHPAEEGTTTGGARVTGAHTFATGGKAVDGIGGGPANALTLTVEAERAGRHALTIRYSNGEQAPATHYNPDPVCRHADISINGSVPQRVLFPTTFHFNNFHDLTVPVTLAEGTNTLTFTADELTDHDGHSRNQYGQRSAYAPVIDTVTVTRLA, via the coding sequence ATTGATGCCGTGGCAGCCTCTGCCCCCGAGACCCTCACCGTCGACCTCGGCACCGACACGGGCCCCTTCCACGGAGGCGCGAGCGGCACGCTCTACGGCCTGTACGGCGACGGCGTCCCCAGCCGCAACGCAGTCGAGGGCATGTACGTCCGCACGGTCTCCACCAAGGCCCAGGACGGCACCCAGCACCCGGGCGCCGACGCCCTGGAGATCCTGCGCCCCTTCGTCGAGGCGGGCGGCCAGGACGTCTACGTCTACATGACCGACATCTACCGCGGCTTCCCCTACGAATGGCCCGGCGGTACCGGAGCCGAACGCCTCGCCGACTTCAAGGCCCGCGTCCGCCGCCAGGTCGACCAGGTGCTGACGCTCGGCGCGTACAAGTCCCATGTCGTGTACGTCCCGTTCAACGAGCCCGAGGGCAACATGTTCGGCACGGGGGAGTGGAGCTACGACCAGGTCTCCTGGCGCACCGCACCGGGCCCCTACTTCACCGCCTGGCGGGACATCCACCACCTCATCAAGGAACTCGACCCGGGCGCCCGCATCGCCGGCCCCAACACCTGCCTCCTGTACGACGAGATCAGAGGCTTCCTGGAGTTCGCGAAGGCCGAGGACGTACTGCCCGACGTCATCACCTGGCACGAGCTGTCCTCGCCGGACGAGATCCGCACGAGCGTCGCCAAGTACCGTGCGTTGGAACGTGAGTTGGGCATCGGACCGCTCCCCGTCAACCTCAACGAGTACGCCCACAACTACCACTTGTCCGTCCCGGGCCAGATGATCCAGTGGATCGCCGCGATCGAGGAGTCGAAGGTCGACGCCGATATGGCGTACTGGAACATCGACGGCAACCTCAACGACTCGGTGGTGGAGGCCAACAAGGGGAACGGTCAGTGGTGGCTGTTCAACGCCTACGGGCAGTTCACGGGCAACACCGTCCAGGTCACGGCGCCCCACCCCAACGTCCAGTACACGCTCCAGGGCGTCGCCGCACTCGACCGCGCCAAGCGGCAGGCACGGGTGCTGCTCGGCGGCGCGGGGGGCTCCGCGGACGTCGTGTTCGAGCACGTCGACCCCGAAGTCTTCGGTACGACCGTCCACGTGCGGCTCCTTGAGATCCCCTGGACCGGCCAAGTCGGCCCCTCCGCACAGCCGTTGAGGCTCGCCGATCACGAACTCCCCGTCGTGGACGGCAAAGTGACGCTGCGTCTGGCCGGTGTGGAGGCGATGTCGGCGTACCAGGTGATCCTTTCCCCGGGCGGCAACGGAGCCGTAGCGCTGCCGCCCTCGGTCGGCTGGCGGCGCTCGTACCAGGCGGAGGACGCGGCCTACATCGGTGACGGTCACTCGCTGAACGGGCCCGAGGGGTCCCCGTCCGACGTCGACAAGTTCGCGGGCTCGACCGGCTACCACGTGGGCGGACTCCGCACCGGTTCCGACGGCGTGCTCGTCTTCTCCGTGGAGGTCCCGCGGGACGGGACCTACGACGTGAGTGTCTTCGCCAACTCCTACAACCTGGCCGACGCGGTGCGCGAGCAGGGGCCCACCAACGTCTTCCTGCGGGTGGACGGCGGGTATCCGCAGGAACTCCGGTTGCCGCTCGGCTACAAGTGGGCGGTGTGGGGCCACACCGACACCCGGGTCGAACTGACCGCCGGTGCGCACACCATCACCCTCGCCGCGCAGGACCACGACCTCGGTGTCACGCGGGGCGACGTGGTTATCGACCGGCTCGATCTCGCCCTGCGCGACGACCGGGTGACCGCGCCCGCGCTGTACGACGCGGAGTTCGCGGACCTGGGGGGTGGCGCTCGCGTGGACTGCGGGCAGCTCGGAGCCTCAGGCCCCGGTGTCGTCGTACTGCCGCGAGGCGGCACCGCGACCTTCTGGGTGCACGCGGCGGAGGACGGGGAGGCGGCTGTGACCGTCGATCGGATCGGCCCCGGGGAGGGCGAGTTGACGATCAACGGGGAGGACATGGGGATGGTCGGGGACGGCGACACGAGGATTGTTGAACGATCCTCCGTTCCCCTGTTCCTCGCATCGGGCATCAACAAGGTCACCGTCACCGCCACTTCGGACCAACTGGTCCTGGACCGCCTCCAGGTAGGCGCCTCACGCGCCCTCCTCCCCACCTCGACGCACCCGGCCGAGGAAGGCACCACGACGGGCGGCGCCCGGGTCACCGGCGCCCACACGTTCGCCACGGGCGGCAAGGCGGTCGACGGCATCGGCGGCGGCCCCGCGAACGCGCTCACGCTCACCGTGGAGGCGGAGCGGGCCGGCCGTCACGCGCTCACGATCCGCTACTCCAACGGCGAGCAGGCACCGGCCACCCACTACAACCCGGACCCGGTCTGCCGCCACGCCGATATCTCGATCAACGGGTCGGTCCCACAGCGCGTGTTGTTCCCGACCACCTTCCACTTCAACAACTTCCACGACCTCACCGTCCCCGTCACCCTCGCCGAGGGCACCAACACCCTCACCTTCACGGCGGACGAACTCACGGACCACGACGGCCACTCCAGGAACCAGTACGGCCAACGCTCCGCGTACGCACCGGTGATCGACACGGTGACGGTGACGCGACTGGCCTGA
- a CDS encoding VOC family protein translates to MVHVLSSRILLRPTDPERSRVFYGHQLALPVYREFGTGPERGTVYFLGGGFLEVSGRSDSRPSPAVQLWLQVADAGAAHEELRAKGVEIVRPPVREPWGLVEMWIADPDGTRIVLVEVPTDHPLRYRPGM, encoded by the coding sequence ATGGTCCACGTACTGAGCAGCCGCATCCTGCTGCGCCCCACCGACCCCGAACGCTCCCGAGTCTTCTACGGCCACCAACTGGCCCTGCCCGTCTACCGGGAGTTCGGCACAGGCCCGGAACGCGGAACCGTCTACTTCCTCGGCGGCGGCTTCCTGGAGGTCTCCGGCCGCTCCGACTCCCGGCCCTCCCCCGCCGTACAGCTGTGGTTGCAGGTCGCGGACGCGGGTGCCGCACACGAGGAGCTGCGGGCGAAGGGCGTCGAGATCGTACGGCCTCCGGTGCGGGAACCCTGGGGCCTGGTGGAGATGTGGATCGCGGATCCGGACGGGACACGGATCGTGCTGGTGGAGGTGCCGACGGACCATCCGCTGAGGTACCGCCCGGGGATGTAG
- a CDS encoding VOC family protein, protein MKLDRPVTGGPCWTELGTSDLEAAKRFYSDVFGWRPETDPRPEAGGYTVAHIGDAAVAALTPLFQESQPVAWNVSFAVADSDATAERVRAAGGTLLMEPIDVFDIGRFAVALDPGGAAFQMWQARTFPGAGLFNAPGALGWVELLTRAPERAESFYTTVFGWTVRPSAHYPQWGIDGADFGGMMTMDAKFPPEVPPHWLPYFSVADVDATAAVATEAGGTVLMEPTSIGDVRRIAVLRDPQGAMFGVYAASDEQR, encoded by the coding sequence ATGAAGCTCGACAGGCCGGTGACCGGTGGACCCTGCTGGACCGAGCTCGGGACGAGTGATCTGGAGGCGGCCAAGCGGTTCTACTCGGACGTGTTCGGCTGGCGTCCGGAGACCGATCCCCGGCCGGAGGCGGGCGGTTACACCGTCGCGCACATCGGTGACGCCGCGGTCGCCGCGCTGACCCCGCTGTTCCAGGAGTCGCAGCCGGTGGCGTGGAACGTGTCGTTCGCGGTCGCGGACTCCGACGCGACGGCGGAGCGGGTACGGGCCGCGGGCGGAACCCTGCTGATGGAACCGATCGACGTGTTCGACATCGGCCGCTTCGCGGTCGCCCTCGACCCCGGCGGCGCCGCGTTCCAGATGTGGCAGGCGCGGACCTTCCCCGGCGCCGGGCTGTTCAACGCACCCGGCGCGCTGGGCTGGGTGGAGCTGCTGACGCGGGCGCCCGAGCGGGCCGAGAGCTTCTACACGACCGTGTTCGGCTGGACCGTCCGCCCCTCGGCGCACTACCCGCAATGGGGCATCGACGGCGCCGACTTCGGCGGGATGATGACGATGGACGCGAAGTTCCCACCGGAGGTGCCCCCGCACTGGCTGCCGTACTTCTCGGTGGCCGACGTCGACGCCACAGCCGCGGTGGCGACGGAGGCGGGCGGCACGGTCCTCATGGAGCCGACGTCCATTGGCGACGTGCGGCGGATCGCGGTGCTGCGGGATCCGCAGGGGGCGATGTTCGGGGTGTACGCGGCGAGCGACGAGCAGCGCTGA
- a CDS encoding glycerophosphodiester phosphodiesterase has protein sequence MNFLTIGHRGVMGLEPENTLRSFVAAEQAGLDVIELDLHLSKDGALVVMHDADVDRTTDGTGPIAERTLGELRTLDAGRGERVPTFEEVLDAVKSPVQAEIKDLAAARALAEVMHRRNLVERVEVSSFHDEAIAEIARLVPGVRTALIASRFGPDVVERATEAGAETVCLNIRRLTLEVVEAARKADLKIIGWVVNTQDQLRLVRALGLDGATTDYPEIKRTGRFTA, from the coding sequence TTGAACTTCCTTACCATCGGTCACCGCGGAGTCATGGGTCTCGAACCCGAGAACACTCTCCGTTCCTTCGTCGCCGCCGAGCAGGCCGGCCTCGATGTCATCGAACTCGATCTGCATCTGAGCAAGGACGGCGCCCTCGTCGTCATGCACGACGCCGACGTGGACCGTACGACCGACGGGACCGGTCCGATCGCCGAGCGGACCCTCGGCGAACTGCGCACCCTGGACGCGGGCCGCGGCGAGCGCGTCCCGACCTTCGAAGAGGTCCTGGACGCGGTCAAGTCGCCGGTCCAGGCCGAGATCAAGGACCTGGCGGCGGCACGCGCACTCGCCGAGGTCATGCACCGCCGCAACCTGGTCGAGCGGGTCGAGGTGTCCTCGTTCCACGACGAGGCGATCGCCGAGATCGCCCGCCTGGTGCCCGGCGTACGCACCGCGCTGATCGCCAGCCGCTTCGGCCCCGACGTGGTGGAACGCGCCACCGAGGCCGGTGCCGAGACGGTCTGCCTCAACATCCGCAGGCTGACCCTGGAGGTCGTCGAGGCGGCCCGCAAGGCGGACCTGAAGATCATCGGCTGGGTGGTGAACACACAGGACCAGCTGCGGCTCGTACGGGCCCTGGGTCTGGACGGCGCGACGACCGACTACCCGGAGATCAAACGCACGGGCCGCTTCACGGCATAG
- a CDS encoding GNAT family N-acetyltransferase: MDTAATGLTFRDATDADADALVVLIESAYRGDDSRAGWTTEADILEGQRTDPEGVLAVIKSPDSRLLVVEREGRVVACCQLEHRGEHAYFGMFAVSPDLQGAGLGKVIIAEAERTVRETWGVREMHMTVISVRNDLIAWYERRGYRRTGRMTPFPYGDERFGIPQRDDLQFELLVKELA, translated from the coding sequence ATGGACACCGCCGCCACCGGACTGACCTTTCGCGACGCCACCGATGCGGATGCGGATGCCCTCGTCGTGCTGATCGAGTCGGCCTATCGGGGGGACGACAGCCGGGCAGGCTGGACCACGGAGGCGGACATCCTCGAAGGGCAGCGGACCGATCCCGAGGGCGTGCTCGCGGTCATCAAGTCGCCCGACAGCCGGCTGCTCGTCGTCGAGCGCGAGGGCCGGGTGGTTGCCTGCTGCCAGCTCGAACACCGGGGTGAGCACGCCTACTTCGGGATGTTCGCCGTCAGTCCGGACCTCCAGGGCGCCGGTCTCGGCAAGGTGATCATCGCGGAGGCGGAGCGCACGGTCCGGGAGACCTGGGGCGTGCGGGAGATGCACATGACCGTGATCTCCGTACGGAACGACCTCATCGCCTGGTACGAGCGCCGCGGCTATCGCCGTACGGGCCGGATGACCCCGTTCCCGTACGGCGACGAGCGGTTCGGTATTCCGCAGCGCGACGACCTCCAGTTCGAGCTGCTGGTCAAGGAACTCGCTTGA
- a CDS encoding threonine aldolase family protein has product MNPPKTDARRHHDPEIRGFASDNYAGAHPEVLAALALANGGHQVAYGEDDYTENLQGIIRSHFGATAEAFPVFNGTGANVVALQAVTDRWGAVICAESAHINVDEGGAPERMGGLKLLTVPTPDGKLTPELIDQQAYGWDDEHRAMPQVVSITQSTELGTLYTPDEIRAICDHAHAHGMKVHLDGSRIANAAASLDVPMRTFTNAVGVDILSLGGTKNGAIFGEAVVVINQDAVSHMKHLRKLSMQLASKMRFVSVQLEALFAKDLWLRNARHANEMAQRLAEGVRAVHGVEILYPVQANGVFARLPHDVSERLQERFRFYFWDEAAGDVRWMCGFDTTEDDVDAFLAALKEEMAR; this is encoded by the coding sequence GTGAACCCTCCGAAGACCGACGCCCGTCGCCACCACGACCCGGAGATCCGCGGCTTCGCCAGCGACAACTACGCCGGCGCCCACCCCGAGGTGCTCGCCGCCCTCGCCCTCGCCAACGGCGGCCACCAGGTCGCCTACGGCGAGGACGACTACACGGAGAACCTCCAGGGCATCATCCGCAGCCACTTCGGTGCCACGGCGGAGGCCTTCCCGGTCTTCAACGGCACCGGCGCGAACGTCGTCGCCCTCCAGGCTGTCACCGACCGCTGGGGCGCGGTCATCTGCGCCGAGAGCGCCCACATCAACGTCGACGAGGGCGGCGCCCCCGAACGCATGGGCGGCCTGAAACTCCTCACCGTGCCCACCCCCGACGGCAAGCTCACCCCCGAACTGATCGACCAGCAGGCCTACGGCTGGGACGACGAGCACCGCGCGATGCCGCAGGTCGTCTCGATCACCCAGAGCACCGAACTCGGCACGCTGTACACGCCCGACGAGATCCGCGCGATCTGCGACCACGCCCACGCGCACGGCATGAAGGTGCACCTCGACGGCTCCCGGATAGCCAACGCGGCGGCCTCACTCGACGTCCCGATGCGGACGTTCACCAACGCGGTCGGCGTCGACATCCTCTCGCTGGGCGGGACGAAGAACGGTGCGATCTTCGGCGAGGCGGTCGTCGTCATCAACCAGGACGCCGTCAGCCACATGAAGCACCTGCGCAAGCTGTCCATGCAGCTCGCCTCCAAGATGCGCTTCGTCTCGGTGCAGTTGGAGGCGCTGTTCGCCAAGGATCTGTGGCTGCGCAACGCCCGCCACGCCAACGAGATGGCTCAGCGCCTCGCCGAGGGTGTGCGCGCGGTGCACGGCGTGGAGATCCTCTACCCGGTGCAGGCCAACGGCGTCTTCGCCCGCCTCCCGCACGACGTGAGCGAGCGCCTTCAGGAGCGCTTCCGCTTCTACTTCTGGGACGAGGCCGCCGGAGACGTCCGTTGGATGTGCGGCTTCGACACCACCGAGGACGACGTGGACGCGTTCCTGGCGGCACTCAAGGAGGAGATGGCCCGCTAG
- a CDS encoding SDR family oxidoreductase yields MGNGALNGAVIAVAGAGGPAGRAVLLRLAEAGATVVGADAHPERLAEAVDAARYAHGGATVVGDTVDLLDPQATRDWAEHIEKDFGRVDGLVHLVGGWRGSASFADTDLADWDLLEKLLIRTVQHTSLAFYDGLERSDRGRYLLISAAGASKPTAGNAAYSASKAAAEAWTLAMADGYRKAGGEDGPSSAAAVMVVKALVHDAMRAERPNAKFAGFTDVKDLAEAIAGVWDKPATEVNGNRLWLTEKP; encoded by the coding sequence ATGGGGAACGGGGCGCTCAACGGCGCGGTGATCGCGGTGGCCGGAGCGGGCGGGCCCGCGGGCCGTGCCGTGCTGCTGCGGCTGGCCGAGGCCGGCGCGACCGTCGTCGGCGCGGACGCGCATCCCGAACGCCTGGCGGAGGCCGTGGACGCGGCCCGCTACGCGCACGGCGGCGCCACCGTCGTCGGGGACACCGTCGACCTGCTCGACCCGCAGGCGACCCGCGACTGGGCCGAGCACATCGAGAAGGACTTCGGCCGCGTCGACGGCCTGGTCCACCTCGTCGGCGGCTGGCGCGGCAGCGCGTCCTTCGCCGACACCGACCTCGCCGACTGGGACCTGCTGGAGAAGCTCCTCATCCGCACGGTCCAGCACACCTCCCTGGCCTTCTACGACGGCCTGGAGCGCAGCGACCGCGGGCGCTATCTGCTGATCAGCGCGGCGGGCGCCAGCAAGCCCACGGCGGGCAACGCGGCGTACTCCGCCTCGAAGGCCGCCGCCGAGGCCTGGACCCTCGCCATGGCCGACGGCTACCGCAAGGCCGGCGGCGAGGACGGGCCCAGCTCCGCGGCCGCCGTCATGGTGGTCAAGGCGCTGGTGCACGACGCGATGCGCGCCGAGCGACCCAACGCGAAGTTCGCGGGCTTCACCGACGTCAAGGACCTCGCCGAGGCCATCGCCGGGGTCTGGGACAAGCCCGCCACCGAAGTGAACGGAAACCGTCTGTGGCTGACCGAGAAGCCGTGA
- a CDS encoding MarR family winged helix-turn-helix transcriptional regulator, with translation MTAMNGRPVDGDDAARPTPPSATRRDTVAAVVGQWQAVHPDLDTGPMEIIGRINRCAALLQQAEDAPLRRAGLSRPEFDLLGALRRTGHELTPSELTRETFSSGAAVTKRLKLLTERGLVERRGDTRDRRVAHVRLTDTGRDLVDAILPEQLAYETTVLAGLDTPGQGELASLLGELLAQLEGRLGMLRV, from the coding sequence ATGACGGCAATGAACGGACGGCCGGTTGACGGGGACGACGCGGCCCGCCCGACCCCTCCGAGTGCGACCCGGCGCGACACCGTCGCCGCCGTCGTCGGGCAGTGGCAGGCCGTGCACCCCGACCTCGACACCGGCCCGATGGAGATCATCGGCCGCATCAACCGATGCGCCGCCCTGCTCCAGCAGGCCGAGGACGCGCCGCTGCGCCGGGCTGGGCTCAGCCGCCCCGAGTTCGACCTGCTCGGCGCGCTCCGTCGCACCGGGCACGAACTCACGCCGAGCGAGCTGACCCGGGAGACCTTCTCCTCGGGCGCCGCCGTCACCAAGCGCCTCAAGCTGCTGACCGAACGCGGGCTGGTCGAGCGCCGCGGCGACACCCGGGACCGGCGCGTCGCCCACGTCCGCCTCACGGACACCGGCCGCGACCTCGTCGACGCGATCCTGCCCGAGCAACTCGCCTACGAGACGACCGTGCTCGCCGGTCTGGACACCCCCGGACAGGGCGAACTCGCCTCCCTGCTCGGCGAGTTGCTGGCCCAGCTGGAAGGCCGACTGGGCATGCTGCGTGTCTGA
- a CDS encoding FUSC family protein, translating into MSSATPAPTPRVRRLPLTGVLRLGRPSDIWFKPALSAVASVAPPNLTLLALGRLDLAMYTMAGSLCALYAHNKPYAARARALLWVVLGMIGGLAVALVTASLTTNAVVLVTVGAALAAVQKGLCDATRIGPPGNVVLTFISSASLFAPQTLGQVPGHLALAAAAGAWAWLVGMAPALVRPYGPERRATAQALNATATYAAAHGTGDGDARARAAAAAAIHAAWQSLLATGTRTPPRRALERLLVRAEVALAAPADADPERLRTWARELRGRGPVPQTDVSAGAVDELLGVDAELAAPISPLWTRLGPLTPLVLRTALGCALAGYVSLALGVGRPYWALVTAASLYQANITLTWGRGVQRVVGNLAGVLVFAAVAPLAHAHPAALVLCCLAFNFGAEALIGRNYWLGSVCVTPMALLITEFARAQQPGELIAERVVDTLVGALVGLVAAAVVTNRRATDRIEEALSAVERARERAARLLAEAAPARGSLDSAHRVLAAALVELRATVDAASGEWWQRALPQERVVLAERSGHRTLAATVRRRESHSWPTGDRRTGGKTEGVRG; encoded by the coding sequence ATGAGCAGTGCGACCCCCGCCCCCACCCCCCGCGTCCGACGTCTCCCGCTCACCGGCGTGCTGCGCCTCGGACGGCCGTCCGACATCTGGTTCAAGCCCGCGCTCAGCGCGGTCGCCTCGGTCGCCCCGCCCAACCTGACCCTGCTGGCCCTCGGCCGCCTCGACCTGGCGATGTACACGATGGCCGGCTCCTTGTGCGCGCTCTACGCCCACAACAAGCCCTACGCCGCCCGGGCCCGCGCCTTGCTCTGGGTGGTGCTCGGCATGATCGGCGGTCTCGCCGTCGCGCTGGTCACGGCTTCCCTGACCACCAACGCCGTCGTGCTGGTGACGGTCGGCGCCGCCCTGGCCGCCGTACAGAAGGGGCTGTGCGACGCGACCCGGATCGGCCCGCCCGGCAACGTGGTCCTCACCTTCATCAGCTCCGCCTCGCTCTTCGCCCCGCAGACACTCGGCCAGGTCCCCGGCCACCTCGCGCTGGCCGCCGCCGCAGGCGCCTGGGCATGGCTCGTCGGCATGGCTCCCGCACTCGTCCGCCCCTACGGCCCCGAGCGCCGCGCCACCGCCCAGGCGCTGAACGCCACCGCGACGTACGCCGCCGCACACGGCACCGGAGACGGTGACGCACGCGCGCGTGCCGCCGCCGCGGCCGCCATCCACGCCGCCTGGCAGTCCCTCCTCGCCACCGGAACCCGCACCCCACCCCGACGCGCCCTCGAACGCCTCCTCGTCCGTGCCGAGGTCGCACTCGCCGCGCCCGCCGACGCCGACCCGGAGCGGCTGCGCACCTGGGCCCGCGAACTGCGCGGCAGGGGACCGGTCCCGCAGACCGACGTCTCGGCAGGCGCCGTAGACGAACTGCTCGGTGTCGACGCCGAACTGGCCGCCCCCATAAGCCCGTTGTGGACCAGGCTCGGTCCGCTGACCCCGCTCGTGCTGCGTACGGCGCTCGGTTGTGCGCTCGCCGGATACGTGTCCCTCGCCCTCGGTGTCGGCCGCCCCTACTGGGCCCTCGTCACCGCCGCGTCCCTCTACCAGGCCAACATCACGCTCACCTGGGGACGGGGCGTGCAGCGGGTCGTCGGCAACCTCGCCGGGGTGCTCGTGTTCGCCGCGGTCGCCCCGCTCGCCCACGCGCACCCGGCGGCCCTCGTTCTCTGCTGCCTCGCCTTCAACTTCGGGGCGGAGGCGTTGATCGGCCGCAACTACTGGCTCGGCAGCGTCTGTGTGACCCCGATGGCCTTGCTCATCACGGAGTTCGCGCGGGCGCAGCAGCCCGGTGAGCTGATCGCCGAGCGGGTCGTCGACACCCTCGTCGGGGCGCTGGTCGGCCTCGTCGCCGCGGCCGTCGTCACCAATCGGCGCGCGACCGACCGTATCGAGGAGGCGCTGAGCGCGGTGGAACGCGCCCGGGAGCGGGCCGCACGACTCCTCGCGGAAGCTGCTCCCGCGCGCGGGAGCCTGGATTCCGCGCACCGCGTGCTCGCCGCCGCGCTCGTCGAACTGCGCGCCACGGTCGACGCCGCGTCCGGCGAGTGGTGGCAGCGCGCCCTGCCGCAGGAGCGGGTCGTGCTCGCCGAGCGGTCCGGACACCGTACGCTCGCCGCGACGGTACGACGCCGGGAGTCGCACTCCTGGCCGACCGGGGATCGGCGCACGGGCGGAAAGACGGAGGGCGTACGGGGATGA
- a CDS encoding DUF6421 family protein, which translates to MTEILVQVGFEERLPPVVTVVEHPAWPVLRDAVERIRPWQSKDGSIDFDAEGAPGRAEAESAVRRVTGAVEELSPLLPHDAAYHAALVRDLGRWADDGFQVPDFLDSLLAFQPAANRRDGLQHLVLFPMYTQNGNPDRNLEAVVLRMVWPDWLAELEATRYDNPLFCGITFEDFTSGYDTNSAVLFPETIAVRQAPERFSWGGIFCDREAARFRRVTEAAVDILGMRLPEDVATMVDDQKRCEEAFVLWDMVHDRTHSHGDLPFDPFMIKQRQPFWMYGLEELRCDLTAFKEAVNLEADGVPQARDVQYAVLCDRMFRFPVTGERVRNYDGLGGQLLFAYLHKHDVVRWTDNKLHIDWQRAPEVTNQLCAEIEDLYRAGIDRPKLVHWFKAYELVATYLSPHPGSRWAKGPDALDLSLPPRKLVDDVLPDEFPLSMFYEALSKKLKNVIASTRGITAESAERIAA; encoded by the coding sequence ATGACGGAAATTCTTGTGCAGGTGGGTTTTGAGGAGCGGCTTCCTCCCGTGGTCACGGTGGTGGAGCATCCGGCATGGCCCGTGCTCAGGGACGCCGTGGAGCGGATCCGGCCATGGCAGTCGAAGGACGGCTCGATCGACTTCGACGCCGAGGGTGCCCCGGGCCGCGCGGAGGCCGAGTCCGCCGTGCGCCGCGTGACGGGCGCCGTGGAAGAGCTCTCCCCGCTGCTCCCGCACGACGCGGCCTACCACGCCGCACTCGTCCGGGACCTGGGGCGGTGGGCCGACGACGGCTTCCAGGTGCCCGACTTCCTCGACTCGCTGCTGGCCTTCCAGCCCGCCGCGAACCGCCGGGACGGACTCCAGCACCTGGTCCTCTTCCCGATGTACACGCAGAACGGCAACCCGGACCGCAATCTCGAAGCGGTCGTCCTGCGCATGGTCTGGCCCGACTGGCTGGCCGAGCTGGAGGCGACCCGCTACGACAACCCGCTGTTCTGCGGCATCACCTTCGAGGACTTCACGTCCGGCTACGACACCAACTCGGCCGTGCTCTTCCCGGAGACCATCGCCGTACGACAGGCGCCGGAACGGTTCTCCTGGGGCGGCATCTTCTGCGACCGCGAGGCCGCCCGATTCCGCCGGGTGACCGAGGCCGCCGTAGACATCCTGGGCATGCGACTGCCCGAGGACGTCGCCACGATGGTCGACGACCAGAAGCGCTGCGAGGAGGCCTTCGTCCTGTGGGACATGGTCCACGACCGCACCCACAGCCACGGCGACCTGCCCTTCGACCCGTTCATGATCAAGCAGCGCCAGCCGTTCTGGATGTACGGCCTCGAAGAACTGCGCTGCGACCTCACCGCCTTCAAGGAGGCAGTGAATCTGGAGGCCGACGGCGTCCCGCAGGCCCGTGACGTGCAGTACGCGGTCCTCTGCGACCGCATGTTCCGCTTCCCCGTCACCGGCGAACGCGTCCGCAACTACGACGGACTCGGCGGCCAGCTCCTCTTCGCCTACCTGCACAAGCACGACGTCGTCCGCTGGACCGACAACAAGCTGCACATCGACTGGCAGCGCGCCCCCGAGGTCACCAACCAGCTGTGCGCCGAGATCGAGGACCTCTACCGCGCGGGCATCGACCGCCCCAAGCTGGTGCACTGGTTCAAGGCCTATGAGCTGGTCGCCACCTACCTCTCACCGCACCCGGGCTCCCGCTGGGCCAAGGGCCCGGACGCCCTCGACCTGAGCCTGCCGCCGCGGAAACTCGTGGATGACGTGCTTCCGGACGAGTTTCCGCTGAGCATGTTCTATGAGGCACTCTCCAAGAAGCTCAAGAATGTGATCGCGTCGACCCGGGGCATCACGGCGGAGAGCGCAGAGCGGATCGCCGCGTGA